A genomic stretch from Haloferax sp. Atlit-12N includes:
- a CDS encoding TIGR00269 family protein encodes MECDKCGRDAVMHAAYSGAHLCEDHFCASVEKRVRRRIREDNMLPRDASPENPQTWVIGLSGGKDSVVLTHILDDTFGRDPRIELVALTIHEGIEGYRDKSVDACVELADDLDIHHELVTYEDEFGVQMDDVVEKDPENMAACAYCGVFRRDLLERFADELGADKLLTGHNLDDEAQTALMNFFEGDLKQVAKHFDASIGDFEKRRDAGEFIPRAKPLRDVPEKEVALYAHLKDLPAHITECPHSSEAYRGEIQQLLLKLEENHPGTRHSIMAGYEELAELTAREYRGEGRVDLNDCERCGSKTAGDVCRKCRLIESIEAV; translated from the coding sequence ATGGAGTGCGACAAGTGCGGCCGCGACGCGGTGATGCACGCGGCCTACTCCGGGGCCCACCTCTGCGAAGACCACTTTTGCGCCTCGGTCGAGAAACGCGTGCGCCGCCGCATTCGCGAGGACAACATGCTCCCCCGCGACGCCAGCCCGGAGAACCCTCAGACGTGGGTTATCGGACTCTCCGGCGGCAAGGACAGCGTCGTCCTCACACACATCCTCGACGACACGTTCGGGCGCGACCCGCGCATCGAACTCGTCGCCCTCACTATCCACGAGGGCATCGAGGGCTACCGCGACAAGTCCGTCGACGCCTGCGTCGAACTCGCCGACGACCTCGACATCCACCACGAACTGGTCACCTACGAGGACGAGTTCGGCGTCCAGATGGACGACGTGGTCGAGAAAGACCCCGAGAACATGGCCGCCTGCGCCTACTGCGGCGTGTTCCGCCGCGACCTGCTCGAACGCTTCGCCGACGAGCTCGGGGCGGACAAACTGCTCACGGGCCACAATCTCGACGACGAGGCGCAGACGGCGCTCATGAACTTCTTCGAGGGCGACCTCAAGCAGGTCGCAAAGCACTTCGACGCCAGCATCGGCGACTTCGAGAAGCGCCGCGACGCCGGCGAGTTCATCCCGCGGGCCAAGCCGCTGCGCGACGTGCCGGAAAAGGAAGTCGCGCTCTACGCCCACCTGAAGGACCTCCCGGCGCACATCACCGAGTGCCCCCACTCCTCGGAGGCCTACCGCGGCGAGATTCAGCAGTTGCTGTTGAAACTCGAAGAGAACCACCCCGGCACCCGCCACTCCATCATGGCGGGCTACGAGGAGTTGGCCGAACTGACCGCCCGCGAGTACCGCGGCGAGGGCCGCGTCGACCTCAACGACTGCGAGCGCTGCGGGTCGAAGACCGCCGGCGACGTCTGTCGGAAGTGCCGGCTCATCGAGTCGATTGAAGCCGTCTGA